In the Nicotiana tabacum cultivar K326 chromosome 16, ASM71507v2, whole genome shotgun sequence genome, one interval contains:
- the LOC107806977 gene encoding multifunctional methyltransferase subunit TRM112 homolog A: MRLLTHNMLSSNIKGVANGFPLKIEVEKVVQKEVDFNIDFLKNMFYKVEWKALAEASRTMGYAELPENADAAMLESDDFLHKFHHALLELHLEEGALVCPETGRKFPVTKGIPNMLLHEDEV; this comes from the coding sequence ATGAGGCTATTAACTCACAATATGCTATCATCCAACATCAAGGGAGTCGCAAATGGATTCCCGCTGAAGATCGAGGTTGAGAAAGTGGTACAGAAGGAGGTCGATTTCAACATCGACTTCCTCAAGAACATGTTTTATAAGGTTGAATGGAAGGCATTGGCGGAAGCTTCTAGAACCATGGGCTATGCCGAGCTGCCTGAAAATGCTGATGCGGCTATGCTCGAGTCTGATGATTTTCTTCATAAGTTCCACCATGCCCTTCTTGAGCTTCATCTTGAAGAGGGTGCCTTGGTTTGTCCCGAGACTGGCCGCAAATTTCCTGTCACTAAAGGTATTCCTAATATGCTCCTTCATGAAGATGaggtttga